The following proteins are co-located in the Manihot esculenta cultivar AM560-2 chromosome 9, M.esculenta_v8, whole genome shotgun sequence genome:
- the LOC110621987 gene encoding RHOMBOID-like protein 1 isoform X1, with protein MEMEHRPAPSAPPPSAGTQIRVNSKRAYNVVHPVETGTPQLLSQSPVMYTEVKHFKKWVPWIILAFVIGNIVMFIITMYVNNCPKNTVSCTVRFLGRFSFQPFKENPLLGPSSTTLQKLGALDVSKVVDDHQGWRLLSCNWLHAGVFHLLANMLSLLIIGIRLEQEFGFVKIGLLYIISGFGGSLLSALFIQSNISVGASGALFGLLGAMLSELITNWSMYTNKVAAFITLLVIIAINLAVGILPHVDNFAHIGGFLSGFFIGFVFLIRPQFGWVSQRYAPPGYLPVSVKSKFKSYQRILWIISLIIIIVGFTIGLVLLLRGFDANEHCSWCHYLSCVPTAKWSCNTGPASCLSNQFGNQLNLTCTTNGKSFSYTLPGATKSQIQGLCSELCR; from the exons ATGGAGATGGAGCATCGTCCTGCTCCTTCTGCTCCTCCTCCATCGGCGGGGACACAAATCAGGGTCAATTCCAAGAGGGCATACAACGTTGTACACCCAGTAGAAACAGGCACTCCTCAATTGCTGTCTCAGAGTCCAGTGATGTACACAGAAGTTAAGCATTTCAAGAAATGGGTACCTTGGATTATACTTGCTTTTGTCATTGGCAATATCGTTATGTTCATTATCACCATGTATGTCAATAATTGCCCCAAGAATACTGTCTCTTGCACTGTTCGTTTTCTGGGTAGATTTTCCTTTCAGCCTTTCAAGGAGAATCCACTTCTCGGCCCTTCTTCGACAAC GCTGCAGAAGTTGGGGGCTTTGGATGTAAGTAAGGTAGTTGATGACCACCAGGGATGGCGACTCCTCTCCTGCAATTGGTTACATGCAGGAGTTTTTCATTTGCTGGCAAATATGCTGAGTCTGTTAATTATTGGCATTCGGCTTGAACAGGAATTTGGATTTG TTAAGATTGGATTGCTATATATCATCTCTGGATTTGGTGGGAGTTTGTTGTCGGCTCTTTTCATCCAATCAAATATCTCTGTTGGTGCTTCTGGTGCACTTTTTGGGCTACTTGGGGCCATGCTTTCTGAACTCATTACTAATTGGTCAATGTATACTAATAAG GTAGCAGCTTTTATCACTCTTTTGGTCATCATTGCAATCAATTTAGCAGTAGGAATTCTACCGCATGTTGACAACTTTGCGCATATCGGAGGATTTCTTTCTGGTTTCTTTATTGGGTTTGTATTTCTGATTCGCCCACAGTTTGGATGGGTTAGCCAAAGATATGCTCCTCCTGGATATCTTCCAGTATCGGTTAAATCTAAATTCAAATCATATCAGCGGATATTGTGGATCATTTCTCTTATCATTATCATTGTCGG GTTTACTATTGGTCTGGTTCTGCTTCTTCGAGGATTTGATGCAAATGAACATTGTTCATGGTGTCATTATTTGTCTTGTGTGCCTACTGCGAAATGGAGCTGTAACACTGGGCCTGCTTCATGCTTG TCTAACCAATTTGGCAACCAGCTAAATTTGACATGCACAACCAATGGGAAATCCTTCTCATACACACTGCCAGGTGCAACAAAGTCTCAGATCCAGGGATTATGTTCTGAGCTCTGTCGATGA
- the LOC110621987 gene encoding RHOMBOID-like protein 2 isoform X2 — translation MEMEHRPAPSAPPPSAGTQIRVNSKRAYNVVHPVETGTPQLLSQSPVMYTEVKHFKKWVPWIILAFVIGNIVMFIITMYVNNCPKNTVSCTVRFLGRFSFQPFKENPLLGPSSTTLQKLGALDVSKVVDDHQGWRLLSCNWLHAGVFHLLANMLSLLIIGIRLEQEFGFVKIGLLYIISGFGGSLLSALFIQSNISVGASGALFGLLGAMLSELITNWSMYTNKVAAFITLLVIIAINLAVGILPHVDNFAHIGGFLSGFFIGFVFLIRPQFGWVSQRYAPPGYLPVSVKSKFKSYQRILWIISLIIIIVGFTIGLVLLLRGFDANEHCSWCHYLSCVPTAKWSCNTGPASCLNRNNHGFVRKAVLITKCLLVHHRRLHSPIVN, via the exons ATGGAGATGGAGCATCGTCCTGCTCCTTCTGCTCCTCCTCCATCGGCGGGGACACAAATCAGGGTCAATTCCAAGAGGGCATACAACGTTGTACACCCAGTAGAAACAGGCACTCCTCAATTGCTGTCTCAGAGTCCAGTGATGTACACAGAAGTTAAGCATTTCAAGAAATGGGTACCTTGGATTATACTTGCTTTTGTCATTGGCAATATCGTTATGTTCATTATCACCATGTATGTCAATAATTGCCCCAAGAATACTGTCTCTTGCACTGTTCGTTTTCTGGGTAGATTTTCCTTTCAGCCTTTCAAGGAGAATCCACTTCTCGGCCCTTCTTCGACAAC GCTGCAGAAGTTGGGGGCTTTGGATGTAAGTAAGGTAGTTGATGACCACCAGGGATGGCGACTCCTCTCCTGCAATTGGTTACATGCAGGAGTTTTTCATTTGCTGGCAAATATGCTGAGTCTGTTAATTATTGGCATTCGGCTTGAACAGGAATTTGGATTTG TTAAGATTGGATTGCTATATATCATCTCTGGATTTGGTGGGAGTTTGTTGTCGGCTCTTTTCATCCAATCAAATATCTCTGTTGGTGCTTCTGGTGCACTTTTTGGGCTACTTGGGGCCATGCTTTCTGAACTCATTACTAATTGGTCAATGTATACTAATAAG GTAGCAGCTTTTATCACTCTTTTGGTCATCATTGCAATCAATTTAGCAGTAGGAATTCTACCGCATGTTGACAACTTTGCGCATATCGGAGGATTTCTTTCTGGTTTCTTTATTGGGTTTGTATTTCTGATTCGCCCACAGTTTGGATGGGTTAGCCAAAGATATGCTCCTCCTGGATATCTTCCAGTATCGGTTAAATCTAAATTCAAATCATATCAGCGGATATTGTGGATCATTTCTCTTATCATTATCATTGTCGG GTTTACTATTGGTCTGGTTCTGCTTCTTCGAGGATTTGATGCAAATGAACATTGTTCATGGTGTCATTATTTGTCTTGTGTGCCTACTGCGAAATGGAGCTGTAACACTGGGCCTGCTTCATGCTTG aACAGGAACAACCATGGATTTGTTAGAAAAGCTGTTTTAATTACAAAATGCTTATTGGTTCATCATAGAAGATTACACTCACCTATAGTTAACTGA